In Chrysiogenes arsenatis DSM 11915, the following proteins share a genomic window:
- a CDS encoding translocation/assembly module TamB domain-containing protein: MNAKWIYGVLAITVFVTVALSFAGWYAMRQLPSLVANLADQAGITIQYEAPKVNLSGITAKNVHVSGTGFDIAFERVSVGIYWRSLWRLQGIGVKLRHGSLTLIPTTSSDATVTLSAPPEPLALPDIPALLETYRSYFTYFGGIEVIDLAVHVDALTISGISGTVEQGGNGRIRVAQIDHPQTGMIRDLQLDFSADGHAYQLLWNLRLAPQTIQGVELSDTLRLKGAIDLRQQIVLLREGRVALPMVILHPTATIGLETFEARLTGEAHTASRWHDMKLPFEATAAGSYRDLRYQATINGTEWHALMAHLPSMKITVEGNLDAVRATLQTDTSEAIRVAAQYRFGDPTIALEATLNNARLQDYIYPTIKYIDLREITGQAKGALHLKTLTTTLDAEVALMYNSFATPLRATAKTSMIIDRNHIAFQNGSAHSPHMNATASGALYFHDLNNFFDLHAEGTVHRIAPLVKPFWIDFIDGSGTFALHITGEAENPRVNVSASGTDLRVFDGIIDRGSGQVEVYGNEVKILAVTAEIAEGIVSMPRGYVRVADADSVEIHFPFSGTALPSERLQGFGNLTLPPFDFPVIDSIEGRISGNGRAPNVAVAFRSAPTQGSQWNIPELHGNLTFSPELVLRGTLVEQWQPHNELKGSIDFTRERLDLTFSGSQIEPQTYYPKLLPAFSMSIQQVNAVAKGTFTKPRVSFELAQGVLRENAERLTIVFDAKGDATEERATVTFPELDVIWPVRASAPGATVTLDLKRGEQRVHGRVTSQYGDLNVNALMKGVSPISLQLAGTSDLEIFDGLTGGLIQGKGGVALELAGEEVIEGYVRFAPEAYIIPKGEPQLKLADVSTSLEFDRQEDRLSFRTLRASLGRNGLILGNGDVWRDEEGELSWKTDLSLTGFSYQTGENLIMADAHGSARSRSGELPYLSGEVDIRRGQLSSRTTRGGSSVAPGTGGAPSQIGAMINDLPFEGIISLRSSAPVTVLLNEGKVVIQPTLEGVKRDGYFALRGTIDVLSGDLLYNSNTFLLKRGQMTFDQSFQPHLALNATTSRQGYTIFVSIAGTPTNPIVNFRSIPSLPREKIVQMLVLGDVGDDLAPTSAASYLLAGRLVESLNTMTGMFSGASLFSVSTSGLMTDHADISIGKELSSRLEIKVTQDIGAEREQQIEVIYKIFDFLHIKGRERLGGSYGVEIEYRIGH, encoded by the coding sequence GTGAATGCAAAGTGGATTTATGGAGTGCTTGCTATCACGGTATTCGTTACCGTTGCACTGAGCTTTGCGGGATGGTATGCCATGCGGCAATTGCCATCGCTCGTAGCAAACCTCGCTGACCAAGCGGGGATAACCATACAATACGAAGCGCCGAAAGTGAATCTTTCCGGCATAACAGCCAAGAATGTGCACGTCAGCGGCACGGGGTTTGACATTGCCTTTGAGCGCGTTTCGGTCGGCATCTACTGGCGCTCACTCTGGCGTTTACAGGGAATCGGCGTGAAGCTACGCCATGGTTCGCTCACGCTGATTCCGACCACCTCATCCGATGCGACAGTGACATTATCGGCTCCACCTGAGCCGCTTGCCTTGCCGGACATTCCCGCTCTCTTAGAAACGTACCGCAGTTATTTCACCTATTTTGGTGGCATCGAAGTGATTGATCTTGCGGTGCACGTTGATGCACTCACCATCAGTGGGATAAGTGGTACCGTGGAGCAAGGCGGCAACGGGCGGATACGGGTAGCGCAGATTGACCATCCGCAAACCGGCATGATTCGCGACCTTCAGTTAGATTTCAGCGCTGACGGCCACGCCTATCAACTGCTGTGGAATCTCCGCCTTGCACCGCAAACCATTCAGGGAGTGGAGCTAAGCGATACTCTGCGCCTGAAGGGAGCCATCGATCTGCGTCAGCAAATCGTGCTCCTCCGCGAAGGGCGGGTAGCATTACCAATGGTTATTCTTCACCCTACCGCAACCATTGGGCTAGAGACGTTTGAAGCGCGACTGACTGGCGAGGCGCACACTGCGAGTCGCTGGCACGATATGAAACTCCCTTTTGAAGCGACCGCCGCTGGTTCGTATCGCGACCTGCGCTATCAAGCCACCATAAACGGCACGGAATGGCACGCGCTCATGGCACACCTCCCATCCATGAAAATCACGGTGGAAGGTAACCTAGACGCCGTTCGCGCTACCTTGCAAACCGACACCAGCGAGGCAATCCGTGTTGCAGCACAGTACCGTTTTGGCGATCCTACCATTGCGCTTGAAGCGACACTCAACAACGCTCGCCTGCAGGACTATATCTACCCCACGATAAAGTATATCGACCTCCGCGAAATCACCGGCCAAGCAAAAGGGGCGCTCCACCTGAAAACCCTGACAACGACGCTCGATGCTGAAGTTGCGCTGATGTACAACAGTTTTGCCACACCACTCCGTGCCACCGCAAAAACGTCCATGATCATTGATCGCAACCACATTGCTTTTCAAAACGGCTCCGCGCACTCGCCACACATGAATGCCACGGCCAGCGGCGCGCTCTATTTTCACGATCTCAACAACTTTTTCGATTTGCACGCCGAAGGAACAGTTCATCGCATTGCCCCGCTGGTCAAGCCATTCTGGATAGACTTTATCGATGGCAGCGGTACGTTTGCTTTGCATATTACGGGCGAAGCGGAAAATCCGCGTGTCAACGTAAGCGCAAGTGGGACAGACCTCCGCGTCTTCGATGGCATCATTGATCGTGGGAGCGGTCAGGTTGAGGTATATGGGAACGAGGTAAAAATTCTTGCCGTCACGGCAGAAATTGCTGAAGGTATCGTCAGCATGCCACGTGGTTATGTGCGTGTGGCAGATGCCGATTCGGTCGAAATTCATTTCCCTTTTTCTGGTACCGCACTCCCTTCGGAACGGTTACAAGGGTTTGGAAACCTGACGTTACCCCCTTTTGATTTCCCCGTAATCGATTCGATTGAAGGGCGCATCAGCGGGAATGGCCGCGCCCCGAATGTCGCCGTTGCGTTTCGCTCCGCGCCAACACAAGGGTCGCAGTGGAATATCCCAGAACTGCACGGCAACCTGACGTTTTCGCCGGAGTTAGTTTTGCGTGGCACTCTCGTCGAACAGTGGCAGCCGCACAATGAACTCAAAGGTTCGATCGACTTTACCCGCGAACGCCTTGACCTCACTTTCTCCGGCAGCCAAATTGAGCCACAAACATATTATCCAAAATTACTTCCAGCGTTTAGCATGAGCATTCAGCAGGTGAATGCAGTCGCCAAAGGAACCTTTACCAAACCACGCGTTTCCTTTGAGCTTGCCCAAGGTGTCTTGCGCGAAAATGCCGAACGATTAACAATTGTCTTCGATGCCAAAGGCGATGCGACAGAAGAACGCGCCACAGTCACTTTCCCCGAGCTGGACGTGATCTGGCCAGTGCGTGCCAGTGCGCCGGGTGCAACCGTCACACTTGACCTCAAGCGTGGCGAGCAACGCGTTCACGGGCGAGTAACATCACAATACGGCGATCTGAATGTCAATGCGCTTATGAAAGGCGTGTCGCCCATCTCCCTGCAACTGGCGGGCACCAGTGATTTGGAAATCTTTGACGGCCTGACCGGTGGACTCATACAGGGCAAAGGGGGGGTGGCACTTGAACTGGCTGGCGAAGAAGTGATCGAAGGATACGTCCGCTTTGCGCCAGAGGCCTATATTATCCCCAAAGGGGAGCCACAACTGAAACTTGCCGACGTCAGTACGTCGCTGGAGTTTGATCGCCAAGAGGATCGCCTTTCGTTCCGTACACTCCGTGCGTCGCTGGGGCGTAATGGGTTGATCCTCGGCAATGGTGATGTGTGGCGCGATGAAGAGGGGGAGCTCTCATGGAAAACCGATCTGAGCCTCACTGGCTTTTCCTACCAAACAGGGGAAAATCTGATTATGGCCGACGCGCACGGTTCAGCGCGAAGCCGCAGTGGCGAACTGCCCTACCTCTCTGGCGAAGTCGATATCCGGCGCGGGCAGCTTTCTTCTCGCACCACCCGTGGCGGCAGTAGCGTCGCCCCAGGCACCGGTGGTGCGCCATCACAGATTGGCGCGATGATTAACGACTTGCCATTTGAAGGCATTATTTCCCTCCGCTCTTCGGCACCCGTCACAGTACTGCTTAATGAAGGCAAAGTTGTTATTCAGCCAACGCTGGAAGGGGTGAAGCGCGATGGATATTTTGCACTGCGCGGTACGATTGACGTGCTGAGTGGCGACTTACTGTACAATAGCAACACATTCTTGCTGAAACGGGGGCAGATGACGTTTGACCAGAGCTTTCAGCCCCACCTCGCACTCAATGCCACAACATCGCGCCAAGGGTATACAATTTTTGTCTCCATCGCGGGGACGCCAACCAATCCCATTGTCAATTTTCGCAGTATTCCTTCCCTCCCGCGCGAAAAAATTGTACAGATGTTGGTACTCGGCGACGTTGGCGACGATCTTGCTCCGACATCAGCCGCGTCCTACCTCCTCGCCGGGCGCTTAGTAGAAAGCTTGAACACGATGACCGGCATGTTTTCTGGAGCTTCTCTGTTCTCTGTTTCTACCAGTGGACTCATGACCGATCATGCGGATATTTCGATCGGTAAAGAGCTTTCAAGCCGTTTAGAGATAAAAGTGACACAAGATATTGGGGCAGAGCGGGAACAGCAAATAGAAGTGATTTATAAAATTTTTGACTTCCTCCACATCAAAGGGCGCGAACGACTGGGCGGGTCGTACGGGGTCGAGATAGAATACCGGATAGGACATTAA
- the queF gene encoding preQ(1) synthase, with the protein MAQAEGKVLNFVDESHIDVQVLETFPYAGRRQLVEYTTTEFSAVCPFSGLPDVGTLVLEYIPNEKIVELKSLKYYLVSYRNVGIYQEHVTNRLFDDIWALLTPHYLKVTTIYNTRGGIDTTCTIEEGQR; encoded by the coding sequence ATGGCGCAGGCAGAAGGCAAAGTACTCAATTTTGTGGATGAATCGCATATTGATGTTCAAGTTCTTGAAACATTTCCCTACGCTGGGCGACGGCAGTTGGTGGAATATACAACAACAGAATTTAGTGCCGTATGTCCGTTCAGTGGTTTGCCGGATGTTGGCACATTAGTGCTGGAATACATTCCAAATGAAAAAATAGTGGAACTCAAAAGTCTCAAATATTATCTGGTTAGTTACCGCAATGTCGGTATTTATCAGGAACACGTGACGAATCGCTTGTTCGACGATATCTGGGCGCTGCTGACTCCGCACTACCTCAAAGTCACCACCATCTACAATACACGTGGCGGGATTGACACGACCTGCACAATCGAAGAGGGTCAACGGTAG
- a CDS encoding BamA/OMP85 family outer membrane protein, which translates to MMLAEVVIATILTTFDEDRALLQSLVERPVPHEEIDSVVRQLDDLAFFRVVNTAREGDQLQIHVEREYPIDQVVFRGNYTVLDSVILRHLTVIPRHIGDVLGWEQLQQQVRDLYWENGYLDVQVDIEMEIAEYTANLIVRVTEGRPYVVRSVIYPTDQPNLPWIIPSAFLDFTSLRERMGAWRQDMVRQGFIQADYHVSYQRTHTTVPGFSISSPFKTLLNLGARDQGVDLYINLKPGKQYRLTYDIPEGVTQEELLAQLRMERRLVIDEFELQLMEEELRRYLESNRGYHVDVVMLQLEGDHLRLNIIGTPATATPVVVQSNLWEPRIKRPAERRNEQGGMTPVQRNRLEGRLVGEMANRAIDARITKGENDAGSITWSVLSTLSPLPYAIQLQETHPSGIAADTIMRAIFARYQENEWLASDPDLLAQVVKREYGASGYLDAAAQVNRTHVGNQVALMITVDPGKQYRLDNFLILGAHRTSPRYIARLVDTTPGTIAQLEALERARFNVEGERVFSFSKMSTVAYGDQVTPVVEAEDKRNAYGAFSLGFDSSTGLSSQVKLGYTNVLGRGGEVLATHRESNKQVVSAATYNERYSFGLPVDTEYGIFREELSKNYFDFEKYGARIALRHQLTTAISVALGYDYEVTTYDAVDPRLRFGRDYDAESHYHILSATARLTKTDNPLLPTRGLEASVLLDYGLSTANRYANYSGMTLRGSLYIPPWDNGVVALHGEYGILRPNNSDSPLPLERRFYLGGANSVRGYALDSVGVDNGNGATIGGLSYTLVSTEYRHSFGNIEVVAFYDIGTVHEGELIDGDKTPYMSVGSGIRYKTLVGPVRFDVATPLTHKESANRVEWYLTLGYSF; encoded by the coding sequence ATGATGCTTGCTGAAGTGGTTATCGCCACCATCCTCACCACTTTTGACGAAGATCGGGCGCTGCTCCAGTCGCTTGTAGAGCGTCCTGTACCGCACGAAGAGATCGATTCCGTGGTGCGACAATTAGATGATCTGGCTTTTTTCCGCGTCGTCAACACCGCGCGAGAGGGCGACCAGTTGCAGATTCACGTCGAACGGGAATATCCCATCGATCAGGTAGTTTTCCGTGGCAACTATACCGTTCTTGACAGTGTTATTTTGCGCCACCTAACGGTTATTCCGCGTCATATTGGCGATGTACTTGGCTGGGAACAGCTCCAACAGCAAGTGCGCGATCTGTATTGGGAAAATGGCTACCTTGATGTGCAGGTCGATATTGAAATGGAAATCGCGGAATACACGGCGAATCTTATTGTCCGCGTTACAGAAGGGCGACCGTACGTAGTGCGGAGTGTTATTTATCCAACCGATCAGCCGAACCTTCCGTGGATTATTCCGAGTGCGTTTCTTGATTTTACCTCCCTGCGTGAACGGATGGGAGCATGGCGGCAAGACATGGTCAGGCAAGGGTTTATTCAGGCCGACTACCATGTAAGTTATCAGCGCACACATACGACGGTGCCCGGATTTTCCATCTCCTCCCCATTCAAAACACTCCTGAACCTAGGCGCACGTGATCAGGGAGTTGACCTCTACATAAATCTCAAGCCAGGCAAACAGTACCGCCTGACCTACGATATTCCTGAGGGGGTCACTCAAGAAGAGCTGCTGGCACAGCTGCGCATGGAACGTCGCTTAGTGATTGATGAATTTGAATTGCAACTGATGGAAGAAGAGCTGCGTCGTTATCTAGAATCAAACAGGGGATACCATGTCGACGTTGTCATGTTGCAGCTCGAAGGCGATCACCTTCGCCTGAACATCATCGGCACTCCGGCTACGGCCACCCCCGTTGTGGTGCAAAGTAATCTCTGGGAACCTAGGATCAAGCGTCCCGCAGAACGACGCAACGAACAGGGCGGCATGACACCCGTTCAGCGCAACCGCTTGGAAGGACGTTTGGTAGGAGAAATGGCAAACCGCGCCATTGATGCGCGCATAACAAAAGGTGAAAACGACGCGGGTAGCATAACATGGTCAGTATTGAGCACCCTATCGCCTTTACCATACGCCATACAGCTTCAGGAAACCCATCCCTCTGGAATTGCCGCCGACACAATTATGCGAGCTATTTTCGCCCGCTATCAGGAAAACGAATGGCTTGCTTCCGATCCCGACCTTCTCGCTCAAGTGGTAAAGCGCGAATATGGCGCGTCTGGCTATCTTGATGCCGCCGCACAGGTGAATCGTACTCATGTTGGGAATCAAGTTGCCCTGATGATTACCGTCGATCCCGGAAAACAATACCGACTGGATAACTTTTTGATTCTGGGGGCTCATCGCACCTCGCCGCGCTATATTGCGCGTCTGGTCGACACAACTCCGGGAACCATCGCCCAGCTCGAAGCGCTGGAACGAGCGCGCTTTAACGTAGAAGGCGAGCGGGTATTTTCGTTTAGTAAGATGAGTACTGTTGCCTATGGCGATCAGGTGACACCCGTTGTTGAGGCGGAAGATAAACGAAATGCGTATGGTGCATTTTCGCTTGGTTTCGACTCAAGCACCGGACTTAGCTCACAAGTAAAATTGGGGTACACAAACGTTTTGGGTCGCGGTGGAGAAGTGTTGGCCACGCATCGCGAATCGAACAAGCAAGTCGTCTCTGCTGCCACATATAACGAACGCTACTCATTCGGCTTGCCGGTTGACACCGAATACGGCATCTTTCGCGAAGAGCTTTCAAAAAACTACTTCGACTTCGAAAAATATGGTGCCAGAATCGCCCTGCGCCACCAACTTACCACCGCTATCTCAGTAGCACTCGGTTATGACTATGAAGTCACCACGTATGATGCCGTTGATCCGCGCCTGCGTTTCGGGCGTGACTACGACGCCGAAAGCCACTACCACATTCTCAGTGCCACAGCAAGGCTAACGAAGACCGACAACCCGCTGCTGCCCACTCGCGGCCTTGAGGCTTCGGTATTGCTTGACTATGGCCTTTCGACCGCGAACCGATATGCTAACTACAGCGGCATGACATTGCGTGGCAGCCTGTATATTCCACCGTGGGACAATGGTGTTGTCGCCCTGCATGGGGAATACGGGATTTTGCGTCCAAACAACTCCGACTCTCCACTGCCACTGGAACGGCGCTTTTATCTGGGAGGAGCGAACTCCGTGCGCGGCTATGCACTTGATTCTGTCGGAGTAGACAACGGGAACGGCGCTACCATTGGCGGACTCAGTTATACACTTGTCAGTACTGAATACCGCCACTCTTTTGGCAACATTGAAGTCGTCGCCTTCTACGACATTGGAACGGTACACGAAGGCGAACTGATAGATGGGGATAAAACCCCTTACATGAGCGTCGGCAGTGGCATCCGTTACAAAACACTGGTCGGCCCTGTACGCTTTGACGTGGCCACACCGCTGACGCACAAAGAAAGTGCTAACCGCGTCGAATGGTATTTAACACTGGGGTACAGTTTCTGA